One Callithrix jacchus isolate 240 chromosome 4, calJac240_pri, whole genome shotgun sequence genomic window, aagtaaagttacagTTACAAAGTTATTGATGGCATATGCCCTATGGAAAGGATATTTCCTATTATAGCCGAAGTGTGAATTGGCCTTGTGTTCCCTGCCGCCAGACCCTATTTTACTGCCTCGCATGGAAAGCAGAGGGTCTTTAGAAGAATTCTCAGTGATCCAGAAATTGGAAGCAAGGCCCAGCTTACACCTTAGAGGCTCAGGGAAAAGCCTGATGCCTACCTATAGGACAGAGGCACATCCACCTCCAGGTGGGCGGGGAGCCTTCTttcagccccagctctgcccctgggCTTGGATGGACAGACCAACATTACCTCCAGAGACTCCCCATGTCTTCCCTGCCCCAGCTGCCTAGACCCCTTCAGCTgcacattcttttctttccttttttttttttgagacggagtctctttctgtcgctcaggctggagtgcagtggtacgatctcggctcactgtaacctctgcctcccaggttcaagcaattctttccctcagcctccagagtagctgggattacaggcgcccgccaccacgcctggctaattttttgtatttttagtagagacggagtttcaccatcttggtcaggctggtcttgaactcctgacctcgtgatccacgcctgggcctcccaaagtgctgggattacaggcatgagccctgccCGGCCTAAACGTCCTTTCTTTAGATAGGCTGATACCCTCCTTCCTGGAAACGGTCCAGTCCTGCCCGCCTGGCGGTCTGCTCTGTGGATCTGAGGTTTTACTCCCTGTCTAACTGGGGTCGGGGTGGAGTGCAATCTCATTGCTCTCTCGTCTCTTGGCCCCTCTTGTCTCCTGGAGACCCAGGTTAAGTAGCCAGAGGGCTCCGAGGGTCCTCTCCCTCCGTGGGATTGCAGAGTACTGGGATTCTCCCTCCCGGGATTGCGAGGCAGTGCCATCCTCGGAGCAGGACAGCCTCAGGCGCCCTGCCCAAAGCCCAGCAGGGGCGTGTCCGAGAGCTCACCTGCCATTGGTCAGGTGGGGCCGTCGGCCGCGAGAACTCCCGCGCTCTAAGTTTGGAGCGGGTGGCTGCAGAGCCAGGCGCGGCGCAGGATGGTGGACAGCGTGTATCGGACCCGCTCCCTGGGGGTGGCAGCCGAAGGGCTCCCGGACCAGTACGCGGATGGGGAGGCAGCGCGTGTGTGGCAGATGTACATCGGAGACACCCGCAGCCGCACCACCGAGTACAAGGCATGGCTGCTGGGGCTGCTGCGCCAGCACGGCTGCCAGCGGGTGCTCGACGTGGCCTGTGGTACCGGGTGAGCCAAGGTGGGGGCCAGGGGCGTTGTGTGAGATCGAGGTTCAGCTCAGCCTGTACGCGGGGCCGCAGAACCACAGGACCGGGCACGTCCCGGCGGCCTTTGCCGGCCTGGAGCGGTGGGACACCAGGGCCAGGAACTGTTGCCTGCCTGCCCGGCAGAACAAGCACAGCGAGTGCCTGGGGAGGCCCGGGGTCAGGGCAAGGGTGCCCAGGGAGAGGCCAAGGAGAAGGGAGACTGTGAGGGTGTGGGCAGAAAAGTGAGGGTCTGTGGGGCTTTGGAGCCAGAGCCACAGACATTCCAGATATTCCTCCTGTGATGGCCTTGGGCAGTGTTAGCAGTTAACATTGCTCAGCATTTGCACCTGCCTTGCCTGGGACCAGGAGCTTTTGATACATCAGTTTCTCAAACCCTCACAAAGCCCCATGAGGTTAAACAGTGATATTCTCCCATTTACTACTGGGGAAATAAGGCCTAAGCAAAGCAAAAGTCCCTCATACATCATCAGTGAAGAGGAGATAACAGGCCCAGGTTAATTAAGGTCTGTCCTGTGCTCTAACTCACCATGTTCGACTGCCTCCTGTGCACACGTATTTAACTTCGAGGAGTCCATTCCTCAAATGGGAATAACACCATTTACCTCTCAGGATTGCCATGAGAATTACTGCACATTTGTAGAGTGCCTGGCTCTCAAGaggtgctttttttaaaaaagttgcaCCGTGGTGATAGGAAACAGATTGTGAGGTCGGTGGAAAGGGCCaaggagaggaggcagaggaatgGACTCTGAAACGTGGAGACAGAAGTGTCTGGCCCAGGGTCTCCTGGCCTCCCAGGCTCCCCTGACTGCCTCTCTCTGCTACTCCTTGCTGGCCCTGCCCAGGGTGGACTCCATTATGCTGGTGGAAGAGGGCTTCAGCGTGACAAGTGTGGATGCCAGTGACAAGATGCTGAAGTATGCGCTTAAGGAGCGCTGGAACCGGCGGCATGAGTCTGCCTTCGACAAGTGGGGTATGCGTGTCTAGCCAGGCCCTCTCAGCCTAGCCACCAGGAACACTTGGGGCTTCtttaggtgggggtgggggtgggggtggagtgtTGTGTTTTCCTCAGGGAGATAGCAAAATTACTGTCATTTCTCTGAAAAGCAAGGCTTAAGCTCCAGAGTAAGACACAGAGTGTGAAGAGCTGGTTTTAACTGTGTTTATGGCGTCTTGTCTCTCCCTTCAAAGAAAAACCCATAAACACAGAGCCCTCCTTCCCAACCAGGGTCCCTCCTCCCTTGACCCCTCCTCACTCCTCCCCTTAACTGAACAGGGAGTTTGTGTGTCTTGAGAAGAAACCCAGGCAGGACTGCAGTTGGTGGAGGTGGCTGCTACCAGTACCATTGTGCCTCCCtgatttctctttcccttcctggcCTCCAGTCATCGAAGAAGCCAACTGGATGACTCTGGACAAAGATGTGCCCCAGCCAGCAGGGGGTGGCTTTGATGCTGTCATCTGTCTTGGAAACAGTTTCGCTCACTTGCCAGACTGCAAAGGTGAGAGAGGGTGTGGCTGTGGGCATGGTCCTTGCCTTGAGCTGTACCCCCTTTCACAGACCTCTGGGCACCTGCTCTTCTGCCAAAGACTCTGCCTCTCTCTGCGTTGGCTCTGGCACCCCTGGGGAGGGGAGAGATGGGAGGGAGACTGGTGCTGGGGGCCCTGAGCAGATGAAAGTTTTCTGCCCCTGCCTGGAGCTCAGGGGACCAGAGTGAGCACCGGCTGGCGCTGAAAAACATTGCAAGCATGGTGCGGGCAGGGGGCCTGCTGGTCATTGATCATCGCAACTACGACCACATCCTCAGCACAGGCTGTGCACCCCCGGGGAAGAACATCTACTATAAGGTGGGGccctctgggggtgggggtggggggagggagggtcCAGTGGCCCCAAGGTGGGTTACAGATGCTAATGCAGCCTGCCACCCCACCTGTAGAGTGACTTGACCAAGGACATCACAACATCAGTGCTGACAGTGAACAACAAGGCCCACATGGTGACCCTGGACTACACAGTGCAGGTGCCAGGGGCTGGCCAGGATGGCTCTCCTGGCTTGAGGTACCACTTGGCTCAGTGCGGGTGAGGTGATAGTCGGGGGAGCTGAGGCCACCAGTCCTCATGGTTGCTGGGGCTCTGTTACAGTAAGTTCCGGCTCTCCTACTACCCGCATTGTCTGGCATCCTTCACGGAGTTGGTCCAAGCAGCCTTCGGGGGCAAGTGCCAGCACAGCGTCCTGGGCGACTTCAAGCCTTACAAGCCAGGCCAAGCCTACATTCCCTGCTACTTCATCCATGTGCTCAAGAGGACAGACTGAGTGTGGCCTCAGCTCCCACAAGCCTCCACCCAGGCCCTGCTAGGCTCTGTCTGCAAGATGGGGACCAGCAGCCACACACGAGGCCCAGCCTCTAGAGCAGACTACAGATGGGGTACAGGGATGTGGGTTCTGCAGACGGAAGGGTAAACAATATAGTCTGTGCCCTTTTCAGTTCCGGTATGCCTTGTGTTTATGTCAGAAGGATGAGGCTCCCACGATGCCCACTCCTGCCCTCCCCCAGCGCTTACTCCTCTCTCAGCCCTGCTCTTCCCCATGACAACCTTTCATGCCACACCAGTAGGGGGCGGCACATACTTTATTTTCAGCCACAGAATGAGCCCTCTCAGGGCATAATTCCCAGAACCCAAGGCTCTGGCTCTTCTCCTGGAAGGAGAGGCAAGTAGGCAGGAGCTCTTGCTGCTGTCCCAATGCCACTTTgcaccctggaatctcctggagGGAGGTGGCCTCCAGGTGAGTTGGCAGGAGTCCTTCCCTCCTGAGGAGGAGTCCTTCCCTCCTGGATCTCTCTGTGGGCTATCGAGGTGTCTGCAGCCATGCTGGGTGGGGTCCCAGACCCTGGGGGGGCTCCTAACAAGCAAACTTGCGCTGGATGCGCTTGTAGCGGAGCAGCTCCTGCTCACTGACTGAGGGTTGCAGCCGGGCAGCAGCCTGCAGCAAGTCCTCCATGGTGAGCATCAGTGCTGAGTTCCCTGGCTCCAGCCCTAGAGGTGACAAGTGGGGAGGTGAGGCCAGAGTCCCCATCCAGGCTGGGGAACAGAGGCTATGGTCTATGCCCAGGCAGGGGAGAGCCCTGGGAAGGTGCCTTCCTGCTCAGGGTCTCTTAGATGTCAATGATCCTCCCTCTGAAATCCAGAAGTAGATTTGTCTCCCActagcttttttttccttaaaattttttttagagatggggtctctttgtgttgcccaggctggcctcaaactcctgggctcaagcaatcctcccacttccgcctctcaagtagttgggactcaGGTGCACCCAGCTCCCCGCTAGCTTTTTAGTTGACCCCTCAGGCCGGCAAGTGGCTTACCTTCCTCCAGGTCATGAATCCTGCGTTTGAGGGCAGCTGTCATGGCATCAGAGCAGAGAGAGTAGAGGTCTGCACCCGTCAGCTGGGGAGGGCAGCAATCCAGCACGTTCACCAGGTTTACAGATGGCTCTAGCTTGAATCTGTTATGGGATACAGGAAGAAACAGTTGGCATCACCTCCCTCAAAAGCTGGTGCTGACCAGGTCATCCTGCATGTTGCATGCATCCCCTAAGCATCCCAAGCCCTTTGCAGTCTTCCTCTATCAGGGCATACTTGCGTGTGATGGCGCTCAGAACGTGTAGCTGGGAGGCTCGGTCCTCATTTGCCCCCACAAACACCAGCTTGTCAAATCTTTAGGGAGATAGGTGGGTATAAGTGTCAGGGAGCCCAGCCACGAGGGGTGAAGGAGGCACAGAATGAGGTGAGCGGCACAAGGGGCCCACCTGCCAGGCCGCAGAAGGGCAGGGTCCAGGAGATCTGGTCTGTTGGTGGCTCCAATCACAAACACATCCTGAGTGCTGTGCAGCCCATCCAGCTCAGCAAGGAGCTGAGACACCACCCTGGAGAGAAGGGAGCAAGAGTCCTTGGTGTCCCCTCAGACTCCGCCTCTGCCTGTGGTACCTTTCCTTACAGGCAATCTCAACAGGGCCTTCTGCTCAGCTGTGCCCAGTGTGCCCCTCCAGGAAGGCCTCCATTCTCCTCAGTGGCCCCTGCCCAATTTCATGGCCCTTTTCAGCTTCCATTATATTATCTCAGAACTGAAATGGCAGGAACTTCCATCTGGACCCCCCAGCCTCCATTCCCACTCAAACCCCCACCTGTCCATCACTCCTCCAGAATCTCCACTTCGCCCCCGGCTTGGGGCCAAAGAGTCCAGTTCATCAAAGAAGATAATGCATGGAGCTGCAGCCCTGGCCCTGGCAAACACTGGAGAGAGAGGGGCCCACAGGAGGAGGAAGCTGATGGGGAGTTGAAGTTAGGCGAGAGCAGGTAGGGAGGCTGGGGTCTGACAGTACAGCACTGGCATTCCAGGTACTAGACCCAGGTGGGCAGGAACCTGACTTGTGGAAAGGAGGATTAGGAATAACCATGAgtagcctgggggtgggggtgactTGGAGGCCATCGGGATTTAGGAAGGATGGGaagccctgcccctccctgctcaCTCACCTTCCCGCACATTCTCCTCACTTTGGCCCACATACATGTTAATGAGCTCTGGCCCCTTCACGCTGAGTGAGAGGATGTGAGAAGGATGTcagatgcacatacacacaatcaACCTCTTGGGCAGcccctcctgctcctgctccccaGCCTGTTGCAGCCCCTGATCCACCCACCATCCCTTCCATGTCCCCTGGCCACCTGAGAAAGGTAAGGCTGCACTCAGTGGCTACTGccttggccaggagggtcttgcCGGTGCCAGGGGGCCCATGGAGCAGAAGGCCTGAGCGTCTCAGGCCCAGGCTCAGTATCTCAGGGTGCTCGAGGGGGAGCTGAATGGTCTCCAGGATCTCCTTCTTCACATCCTGAAGCCCACCCACATCATGCCAGGACACTGAGGGGATCTAGGAGATGGAAAGTACGAGGTTGGGATATGCTGGTGGAGGGGCTCCTGTCCCACCTCCAAGAATTTAGTCTCTACCTTGGGGGCTCCAACGGCCTGGGAGTGCTTTGTCTGCAGTTGCTCCAGTGCCTGCCCAAAGTCCTCAGCCAGGAGGGGAAAGCCGGCAGCACACAGCTCCCCCTCATCCTCCTCAGTCAAGCCACCTGCCAAACTGCAAAGAGGAATATAGGGAGGCCTCTGGAGGATCTCACATGAGGCCTCCTCCCCATCAGCATccattcccttctcccttcctcaccacccacccatctacatccatttcctctttcctcctttcctctcctatACCCAACTCCTCTTACCCTGAATTCTTGATCCTGGTGCAGGCTGCCCGGCTGCTGTGGGTCAGAAGGGCATAGAGATCCCCTACCACAAAGCCCTGGGGACCACAGGAGAGGACATATGAGCAGGGCACAGTAGGCAGGACCCTTCAGGGGACTGGCCCCTAGCCATAGCAGAGGCCCCTGTTGATGCCTTAGGGTTTTCTACTCACAGGGCAACAGGACTGAGTTCTTGTGACAAAAGCCAGGGACCTCCTAGGGAGGGCCAGTACTCTGCCTTGATACTCACTGCACACCGCCGTGCCAGCTGTGCCAAGTTCACCTCCTGACCCAGGGGAAGGTGGGCAGTGAGGGCCTGCAGGATGCTGAGCCGCTGCCCCTCTGACAGTGCAGGTACCTCCAGCTCATAAGGAAATGCTGTCTGCACTTCAGCAGGCAGGTCCTGGGCCCGGCTTGTGGTGGCCACGACCAAGAGGGGAGGGCAGCTGCAGGCAGAGGAATGGGCGCTGAGAGTGAGAACATGGCTGGCAGCTCCTGTGCACTGCCTTGTCCCAAGATTGGCCCAGAAGGGCAGGGAGGTGAGATGGGTGCTGGGATGGGTAGGGAGACAAGCATCTATCCCAGTTCCTAGATGGAGGACCTGTGCGTCCCCTGACATTGAGGGCAGAGGCTGTGCTTTATCTTTAACCGAGTGTTCCCCAAGAAATGCTAGACCACAGACTCCTTTAGATCCCCCTAAGATGCTAAGCTCAGGGCTGTTTAGAGGGCAGCCAAATGGCAGGAGATAACTGAGAAGCCACTGAGGGATGAGAGAAGGGAGGACTCAAAGGCTGAAAAGTACAAAAGCTGGGCCTcccacccacttttttttttttttaagatggagtcttgctcttatcccccaggctggagtgtagtgatgcaatcttgctcactacaacttccacctcctgggttcaagcgattctcctgcctcagccccctgagtacctaggattataggcacccaccaccatgcccagctaatttttgtatttttagtagagacggcatttcaccatgttggccaggctggtctagaactcctgacctcaagtgatccacctaccttggcctcccaatgtgctgggatcacaagcgggagccactgcacctggctggcttCCCCCGCTTTGATAGACCCAGCTCTGTATAAATACCTGTTGTGGGGGTCTTCATCGAGGAGGAGGTGACGCAGCACAGCCACCACACGGGCATCCTCACCCAGCCCATCGCGGTCCCGGCCCAGAAGGTCCAAGGCTGTAAGTAACAGGACCGCAGGCCGGCAGCGGCGGGCCCGGGAGAAGACAGCCTGCAGTTTCGTTTCCACAGCCCCACTACTGTCTGCGCAGAGGCTGGAGCAGGGCACCTGGGGAGGGGGTCCCAATGGGTCTGCGAGCAAGAGGCAAGCATGACAAGGGCAGGAGAATGAGGGGGAGGAGGAGTCAGAGGGCCATCTTTTTCTCTGGAGGGCAGGGATGGGGAAGGTACCCTGGCCAAGTCCTATCTATTTTTCACCCTACCCCATTCCCTGGACTGTCCACCAATATCTTGAAACCCTCTCCTTGAAAGTACCTCTCCGTAGCTGAGCATCATGGGAATATGCCTGACCCACTGGGCTGAAGTGTTAGGGTCTGTGAGTagacagagggaggagagaggaagcagCAGAGAGGGAGTACGTGAGCTGAGGAGGGGAAATAGTTGGGGTTCTACTCTCCAGAGACCCTCACCTTCAGTAAGTGGAGCCCAAGGTGACTACAGGCAGCAGCAACTACTGTGGTCTTCCCACAGCCCCGGGGGCCCTGTAGAAGGACACTGCTAGTTCCTGTCAGCAGGGTACCCCTGCAACCAGAGAACAGACATTTGTCTCCTCCATCTTTCCCAAACTTTAGAGTCCCCAGTAACACAGAGGCCCTTGCATCTAGAAAACAGACACACTTTttctctccttgggcctcccctACCCCAGGCCAGGGCTGTCCCCATGTAGTGAGGCTGTGTCTTTCATACCATTATGGTGCTCTGGCTGGGGCATGCAGCATATCCAACAGCCAAAGACTAATTCCCTTTGCCATCAATAAAACTTCAACTGTTATGTCTGGTCTGAATGGTACTGAGAGGCGTTGCGGTGGCGGAGGGTCGGGGGAGCGTGTGTCCCCAATTGGGCCATTGGTATGGGGAGTTGTGTCCTTCAGGGCCAGGGCAGTAAAGTCCTGGATGGCCAGTGAGCTCCCTAAGAGGAAGGGCAGTCTCAGAAACAGCTGCCCCTGCTGGAGATTCTTCCTCTGGAGccagccctggaggtggaggttatccCAGGAAAGGAGCCTGGGGATTGGCTTACAGAAAGGAGTGTGCTGGTGGCCTGGACTGGACATATTGGTTTGAGGAAGGTCCTCCCAATTCCACTCTGGCCAGTTCATTAGAAACTACCCATCTGGCTGCTGCTCCTCCAGGGATGTTCTAAGCAGGCTTTTCTCATACCCTGGGGAGTATGAGAAAAGTATCACTCACCCTGGCTGGAGGCGAGGCTTCAGGACAGCACAGAGTTCAGACACCAAGGTTTCCAGGCCTGGAGGAGACAAACTGCTCCAGAGAGCAGATTCCTCTAAAGGGAGCCATGGAACAGGGCTCAGGGTAGAACCCACCTGTGAAATGGAGGAAAAAGCTTTTGTTTGTAAAAATCATGTTTACCCCCTACACTGGTctatatccatccatccctcGGGGCCTCACCATGTACAAGGAGGTATGGGTGGTGTCAGCCAAGTAGGCGCTGGCTGGCCCGTCTGGAGCTTCCCCAACTGTTTTCctcactttaaaaaacatttcccgCCACCTGCATGAAAAAGACCCAATGAACCCCAGATCCAGAGTCCAAACACCACCCCCCTCCTCAAGGACAACGTTTCTTAATCACAGAGGACAAACAGGAGCACCACAAGTATGTGTCCAGAGTCATGGTGGGGAAAAGGAATGCAGATAGGCTTTCTCATCTGCctaacacaccacacacaccttgAGGACAAGAGCTATGCCTATCCTGCATCCCCATGACAGCCATGAGAGCTTGGAGGGAGTATGTTTCTCCAGGAACGTGGCCTACTCACCCACACCAATGGGGGCAACTGCTGCTGCACTAAGCAATGGATCATCTGATTATTTCCACTGGCTTCAATCTCCCCTCAAATACACAGCCACCAAGGCCCCAAAAACCTCAGAGGGAAGGATCCCTTGGCTTTTGTTTAATAATCCACAAAATCTCATTGCAGGCAGATTCCTTAATAACACCATCTGATGAATAATGGTTGTGTATTCTGGCTGCACAAAGAATTATctgtgaaactttaaaaaataaacatttctcagctgggcacgatggctcatgcctgtaatcccagcactttgggaggctgaggcaggcagatcacgaggtcaagagatcaagaccatcctgaccaacatggtgaaaccccatctctactaaaaagtacaaaaaactagctgggctacTAACCCAATTTTCCAGATAAAGAAATGATGAACTACTTCCCTCTTTAATCCTCAGGCAGCAAGGcaatgatagagtgagactgtaaCCTAGGCCTCCTTAAAGTCCAATCAGCCTGCAATTTCCTCTGCTCACACTGCCCCACAGTCTCAAAGCTGCTCTCTGGCAGCAAAGGGGTGTGAGAGTACAGCAAGTTGGAGGGGAAGGTATGCCAGTTTAGTATTATGAAACTCTTCTAAGTACTACCGTAAACCTAGAACATCAGGAAGCCTGAATCTGactataattaattataaataggTGACAGTGGGCCTATAACCTAGGATCTCAATCAAGCTGAACAGCTGAGTCATGGTGTGTATGACTTACCATGGAAGGCCTGCACAGGAATGAGATAAGGGACAGCACTGTGGGGTAGGGAGAGACCACCTTCTTCAGTGAAGGGTAGTTGGACCACCTCCGTGAATAGAAGGGCCAGAGCTCTGGAACCTGTGTGGACACTACTAAGAAACACTGAGCTGTGCTCCAGCCAGCTAGACAGGTGACAGCAGAGCTGGCTCCCACGCAGTCTGGTTTGGGGAAGTGGAGCACCAGGGACAGGATGAAGAGGCTAAATCACCAACAGTGGAATTCCTTTCCAGGGCTCACAGGAACCTTGGCAGGGCTTCCCTTCTCAAGCCCAGTGCAGCTTAAAACGCTCACTTCTAGCTGTCCTTGGACCCATTGGCCCATTCACCAACCCTGCTTTCCTTGAGGGGATAAGAACTATGTGCTCAGCATCCAGGAGGAAAGCAGGTGTCTACAGGGTTGGGGGACAACAGACGTTCAGGAACAGAACTTGGCTTGCCAGCGTGTCTCATGAGATTCTAGTCCCTATTTTCCTTTCAAAGTACAAAGAGTGGGCATTCTCTAGTTTCTTCCTACAGAAAGCTAGCTCAAAGGCATTTGCTAAAGTTAAGACAGGAGATAGAGGTGGGAAGTGACTGCTAAGTGCCAGCCTGGCATTTTCCACCACTCATTGTGGACTTAATCTGGAAAACCTCAAAGAGGTGACATGGAACCTAAATGAGGTTACACAGGCAccacctttctccttcctttgtgAAGGAAAAATAGCACAGGCTCCAGCCTCACCCTGATTTTGCTCCATTAGATCTGGGGTGGGGCTTAGGCACCCTGAGATTGGGGGCACTGAGCACTGGCCAGAACCAAGCACTGGATATTGACCAGGGATGAATCAGGCACTCCAGACAAGGACTC contains:
- the GNMT gene encoding glycine N-methyltransferase translates to MVDSVYRTRSLGVAAEGLPDQYADGEAARVWQMYIGDTRSRTTEYKAWLLGLLRQHGCQRVLDVACGTGVDSIMLVEEGFSVTSVDASDKMLKYALKERWNRRHESAFDKWVIEEANWMTLDKDVPQPAGGGFDAVICLGNSFAHLPDCKGDQSEHRLALKNIASMVRAGGLLVIDHRNYDHILSTGCAPPGKNIYYKSDLTKDITTSVLTVNNKAHMVTLDYTVQVPGAGQDGSPGLSKFRLSYYPHCLASFTELVQAAFGGKCQHSVLGDFKPYKPGQAYIPCYFIHVLKRTD
- the PEX6 gene encoding peroxisome biogenesis factor 6, producing the protein MALAVLRVLEPFPTETPPLAVLLPPGGPWPAAGLGLVLALRPAGESPAGPALLVAALEGPGVGTEEQGPGPPQLLVSRALLRLLALGSGAWVRARPVRRPPALGWALLGTSLGPGLGPRVGPLLVRRGETLPVPGPRVLETRPALQGLLGPGTRLAVTELRGRARLCPESGDTSQPPPPPVVSSFAVSGTVRRLQGVLGGTGDSLGVSRRCLRGLGLFQGEWVWVARAGESSNTSQPHLARVQVLEPRWDLSDRLGPSSGQLEEPLADGLALVPATLAFNLGCDPLEVGELRIQRYLEGSIAPEDKRSCSLLPGPPFARELHIEIVSSPHYSTNGNCDGVLYQHFQIPRVVQEGDVLCVPTIGQVEILEGSPEKLPRWREMFFKVRKTVGEAPDGPASAYLADTTHTSLYMVGSTLSPVPWLPLEESALWSSLSPPGLETLVSELCAVLKPRLQPGGTLLTGTSSVLLQGPRGCGKTTVVAAACSHLGLHLLKVPCSSLCADSSGAVETKLQAVFSRARRCRPAVLLLTALDLLGRDRDGLGEDARVVAVLRHLLLDEDPHNSCPPLLVVATTSRAQDLPAEVQTAFPYELEVPALSEGQRLSILQALTAHLPLGQEVNLAQLARRCAGFVVGDLYALLTHSSRAACTRIKNSGLAGGLTEEDEGELCAAGFPLLAEDFGQALEQLQTKHSQAVGAPKIPSVSWHDVGGLQDVKKEILETIQLPLEHPEILSLGLRRSGLLLHGPPGTGKTLLAKAVATECSLTFLSVKGPELINMYVGQSEENVREVFARARAAAPCIIFFDELDSLAPSRGRSGDSGGVMDRVVSQLLAELDGLHSTQDVFVIGATNRPDLLDPALLRPGRFDKLVFVGANEDRASQLHVLSAITRKFKLEPSVNLVNVLDCCPPQLTGADLYSLCSDAMTAALKRRIHDLEEGLEPGNSALMLTMEDLLQAAARLQPSVSEQELLRYKRIQRKFAC